A window from Chiloscyllium punctatum isolate Juve2018m chromosome 3, sChiPun1.3, whole genome shotgun sequence encodes these proteins:
- the alkal2a gene encoding aLK and LTK ligand 2a produces MNSPRSPLFFGLILLISTAGYCKERTDLTELGENKTLFNLILEIINHLQKHREEETNEVDYFPQRVDYTLDSWELPDNEVYRKEERVEIVPRDLRKMKDKFLKHLTGPLYFSPKCSKHFHRLYHNTRDCTIPAYYKRCARLLTRLAVSPMCAKG; encoded by the exons ATGAACAGCCCGAGGTCACCGCTATTCTTTGGACTGATACTTCTCATTAGCACAGCTGGATATTGCAAAGAGAGGACAGATCTCACAGAGTTAGGGGAGAACAAAACCCTCTTTAACTTAATATTGGAAATCataaatcatttacaaaaacacCGGGAAGAGGAAACCAATGAGGTCGACTACTTTCCACAACGTGTCGATTATACGCTTGATTCCTGGGAATTGCCTGACAATGAGGTGTACCGTAAGGAGGAGAGAGTTG AAATCGTGCCCAGAGATCTGAGGAAGATGAAAGACAAGTTTTTGAAACATTTAACAG GTCCACTTTACTTCAGCCCCAAGTGTAGCAAACATTTCCATCGGCTGTACCACAACACCAGGGACTGTACCATACCAGCAT ATTATAAAAGATGTGCCAGACTTCTCACAAGATTGGCAGTCAGTCCGATGTGCGCTAAAGGCTAA